From a region of the Helianthus annuus cultivar XRQ/B chromosome 5, HanXRQr2.0-SUNRISE, whole genome shotgun sequence genome:
- the LOC118492188 gene encoding uncharacterized protein LOC118492188, whose protein sequence is MESVQLTDIEDRWLWTSDRDGVFSVKVVKRLLHSGLAIVNRYIMDWCKWVPAKCNIHAWRIEMDIIPTGEALRKRNAQFGEVTCPMCNSAEESFDHVFIVCFVVSNVWNGISKWCKIPNIFSFSIKDLLGIHKGLRASEKKKDAVQGIMMIACWSLWRARNNLIFSNRPSRIDNILSKVKALSFLWNSNRSKHKGIDWRDWCSFIKM, encoded by the coding sequence ATGGAGTCAGTTCAGCTCACGGACATCGAAGATAGGTGGTTGTGGACTTCAGATCGGGATGGAGTTTTCTCTGTTAAGGTTGTCAAAAGGCTCCTTCATTCGGGTCTTGCGATAGTTAACAGGTACATAATGGATTGGTGTAAATGGGTCCCCGCTAAATGCAATATTCATGCTTGGAGAATAGAAATGGATATAATCCCGACCGGTGAAGCTTTAAGGAAAAGGAACGCCCAGTTTGGTGAGGTTACATGTCCGATGTGTAACTCAGCCGAAGAATCTTTTGATCACGTTTTCATTGTATGTTTTGTCGTGTCAAATGTTTGGAATGGTATTAGCAAGTGGTGTAAAATCCCAAACATTTTTTCTTTCTCGATTAAGGATCTTCTTGGTATTCACAAGGGTCTTAGGGCATCGGAGAAAAAGAAGGATGCGGTTCAAGGTATAATGATGATCGCTTGCTGGAGCTTATGGAGAGCTAGGAACAATTTGATTTTTTCCAATAGACCGAGCAGGATAGACAACATTCTTAGCAAGGTTAAGGCTTTGAGTTTCCTTTGGAACTCGAATAGATCAAAACACAAAGGAATAGATTGGAGAGATTGGTGctcttttataaaaatgtaa